In Tenebrio molitor chromosome 6, icTenMoli1.1, whole genome shotgun sequence, one genomic interval encodes:
- the LOC138133172 gene encoding uncharacterized protein CG43867 isoform X4, which yields MAEDSSANSRRLSQIFDPLSRLTELTRSSHSTPSSPRLLPRRPRDVTSAVPPLDGLDSGPSRVVDPNNVNWQEKCLELQLELHRSRTQATRTRDMLRDKLSELEQRVLEAESRAEEAEDKVRIMEQKLAWSQQSDPNNVQIHRLEGEVEEQRQLRLHDARQVEAKAARIKEWVTNKLRELEQQNQTLREQNIKCNQQLELLRNHLALADRRRSESCSPEPRQHTSTTSSARSNRHRRHQSVCLSSNFEPAVPSTLVTSVNFATSNSSMDPLTDELRAAVDNLSIGRVPSSSASDPDLAHDYAEIYTPSREKVPWPRAPTPPIHRFPSWEDRIYQVAADGLTLTGTTPSDIGPEQAGYQDIPVPVYATVKGRASQIRSMPFTGDSSDDSSDGEGNNTTAVDGTNTHSRSSGDTSGSSPGKRTASSSSGSPSKSKTRDTSFESGMSDDYAVPPDALSCDTTSLESSMLLRASYLDSPKRIESLEKSGSLAKLGGKLKTWRKKWFVLKNGVLTYYKGQSDINRKPQGQIILDEVCKITRAEGSNTFEIDTGKKTYYLTADSITAMEDWVRILQNVQRRNATKLLLSKEENKPSVQGWLTKVKNGHAKKCWCVLIGKMFLYFKSPTDTTPAGQINMRDARVEEVEHFSDSDSEERDTEHPDLTIGIFPTNQGPTYLLCQGKQEKDSWLYHLTVASGGGPSSGTQYEQLIHKLMEVDGESNCVLWRHPVLLHVPCTKDGAIPSYFPLTTLPTENLQAEAIKLFKCLQLFMSAAVDQAGIDYHVVLAQNALQQCLDMPELQAELICALVKQTSKSSPLPKLGVQQLLLCATQSLFTCETTPSINSTSDQQIASSNIQAVQEEKYKEHKECYKEHKDHKGPPSYTLLQGWQLLALAVSLFVPKSSRLLWFLKLHLQRNADNRTECGKYASYCERALERTIQTGGRELKPSRMEVLSILLKNPQHHSLPHSMPVHLLNGTYHISSFDGSTTIKEFQDSLAHEICCRTTNGFAIFSDDPIEKDLEHTLDPGAKLCDLISKWEIALREKGLGKFENSRVIRLTYKNRLWWKNSARLETDKERLLLCYQVNKQIVSGRFPLSRELALELAALMAQLDMGDCTFGSHKNTSVNNTLSNQGTSNRHQSPKSTTNGTLSPPTAIQNSNTLSALNNVHGILTAHSNQALNAIDKFYPYRYRDQLTQEGLTELQAKLLEKWRSLKGRTQLDCVRIYLTCTRKWPFFGATLFQARLRQHDSPMIWLAVNEDSITILDLATMQQRVRYPYTNVLTFGGCQEDFMLVVTQNDQQPSQKLIFSLSKPKILELTLLIADYMNLLINNPGTPLLGTLSRGTMVSVNQSVVNQSIISQAIANQSQPDILKSTPDHGVQRSDSKRRTHVDSGLA from the exons ctTTCCGAGCTGGAACAGCGGGTTCTGGAAGCGGAAAGTCGGGCGGAAGAGGCGGAGGACAAG GTGCGAATAATGGAACAGAAGCTCGCATGGTCGCAGCAGAGTGACCCGAACAACGTCCAGATCCACCGTCTGGAGGGCGAGGTGGAAGAGCAGCGCCAGTTGCGCCTCCACGACGCCAGACAAGTGGAAGCGAAGGCGGCTCGCATCAAGGAATGGGTGACGAATAAGCTCCGCGAGCTCGAACAGCAGAACCAAACGCTGCGCGAACAGAACATCAAGTGCAACCAACAGCTGGAACTCCTCCGGAACCACCTGGCCCTTGCCGACCGCAGGAGGTCGGAGAGTTGCTCACCGGAACCGAGACAGCACACGTCGACGACGAGCTCGGCGAGGAGCAACAGACACCGCAGACACCAGTCGGTCTGTCTGTCGAGCAACTTCGAACCGGCCGTGCCGAGCACCCTGGTGACGAGCGTCAACTTCGCCACGAGCAACTCCAGCATGGATCCCCTGACGGACGAGCTGAGGGCGGCCGTCGATAACCTCAGCATCGGGAGGGTTCCGAGCAGCAGCGCCTCCGATCCGGATCTGGCACATGATTACGCCGAGATTTACACGCCGAGCAGGGAAAAAGTTCCCTGGCCTAGGGCTCCCACGCCTCCAATTCACAGGTTTCCCAGCTGGGAAGACCGGATTTATCAG GTGGCTGCCGACGGATTGACGTTGACTGGAACCACTCCAAGCGACATCGGTCCTGAACAAGCAGGATATCAGGACATACCGGTTCCGGTGTACGCCACGGTGAAAGGTAGAGCGAGCCAGATCAGATCGATGCCGTTCACCGGTGATTCTTCGGACGATTCGAGTGACGGTGAGGGTAACAACACCACGGCCGTTGATGGCACCAACACGCACAGCAGAAGTTCGGGTGACACTTCCGGTTCGAGTCCGGGAAAACGGACAGCGTCCAGCAGCAGCGGGTCCCCTAGTAAAAGCAAGACCAgag ACACTTCGTTCGAATCCGGCATGTCAGATGACTACGCCGTACCACCTGATGCTCTCAGTTGTGATACCACTAGTCTAGAGTCGTCGATGTTGCTTAGAGCGTCTTATTTAGACAGCCCGAAGCGAATCGAGAGTTTAGAAAAGAGCGGTTCTTTAGCTAAACTAG GGGGAAAATTGAAAACGTGGAGGAAGAAGTGGTTCGTCCTCAAGAATGGTGTGCTGACGTACTACAAGGGTCAGAGTGATATCAATCGAAAACCTCagggtcaaataattttagatgAAGTTTGTAAAATAACTAGAGCCGAAGGCTCGAACACTTTCGAAATTGATACGGGAAAGAAAACGTACTACCTGACGGCGGACTCCATTACCGCAATGGAAGACTGGGTCAGGATTCTTCAAAACGTACAACGAAGAAACGCCACCAAATTGTTGTTGAGCAAAGAAGAAAACAAGCCGTCAGTTCAGGGATGGTTGACCAAAGTGAAGAACGGCCACGCGAAAAAATGCTGGTGCGTTCTGAtcggaaaaatgtttttgtatttCAAATCGCCGACAGACACG ACGCCGGCCGGTCAAATCAATATGCGCGACGCCAGAGTCGAGGAGGTGGAACACTTTTCAGATTCAGACTCCGAAGAAAGAGACACCGAACATCCGGACTTGACCATCGGAATATTCCCAACGAATCAAGGACCGACTTACTTGCTGTGCCAGGGGAAACaa GAGAAAGATTCCTGGCTGTACCATTTGACCGTGGCCAGTGGGGGTGGGCCCAGCTCCGGTACGCAGTACGAACAGCTCATTCACAAGCTGATGGAAGTCGATGGCGAGTCAAATTGTGTTTTGTGGAGACATCCGGTTCTTTTACATGTGCCTTGTACGAAAGACGGCGCGATACCCTCGTACTTCCCTCTGACCACTCTGCCGACCGAAAATCTACAG GCCGAAGCGATCAAACTGTTCAAATGTCTCCAGTTGTTCATGTCGGCGGCCGTAGACCAGGCCGGCATAGACTATCACGTTGTTCTGGCGCAGAACGCGCTACAGCAATGCCTGGACATGCCAGAATTACAGGCGGAATTGATCTGTGCGCTTGTAAAACAAACAAGTAAAAGCTCGCCCTTGCCCAAACTCGGAGTCCAG CAACTTCTCCTTTGCGCCACTCAAAGTTTATTCACCTGCGAAACGACACCCAGTATAAACAGTACCTCTGACCAACAAATTGCATCTTCCAATATACAGGCGGTCcaagaagaaaaatacaagGAACACAAGGAGTGTTACAAGGAGCATAAGGACCACAAAGGTCCGCCCAGTTACACGTTGCTTCAAGGTTGGCAATTACTCGCTCTGGCTGTCAGTCTCTTCGTTCCGAAGTCGTCGAGGTTGTTGTGGTTTTTGAAACTCCATCTTCAAAGAAACGCCGATAACAGAACCGAGTGCGGAAAGTACGCGTCTTACTGCGAGAGGGCGTTGGAAAGGACCATACAGACAG GTGGGCGAGAGCTGAAGCCGTCTAGGATGGAGGTCCTCAGCATCCTGCTGAAGAACCCTCAGCATCATTCGTTGCCGCACTCGATGCCCGTCCATCTGCTCAACGGAACATACCACATCAGCAGTTTCGACGGTTCCACGACGATCAAAGAGTTCCAAGACAGTCTGGCCCACGAGATTTGTTGCCGCACGACCAACGGGTTCGCCATCTTCAGCGACGACCCCATCGAGAAGGATCTGGAGCACACGTTGGACCCCGGCGCGAAACTGTGCGATCTCATCTCGAAATGGGAGATAGCGCTGCGGGAGAAGGGTTTGGGGAAATTCGAGAACAGCAGGGTGATCAGGTTAACTTACAAAAACAGGTTGTGGTGGAAGAACAGTGCTAGGCTAGAAACGGACAAAGAGAGGTTACTCCTGTGCTACCAAGTCAACAAACAGATCGTTTCGGGACGGTTTCCGTTGAGCAGAGAGTTGGCGTTGGAGTTAGCCGCGTTGATGGCGCAACTGGACATGGGGGATTGTACTTTCGGCTCGCACAAGAACACTAGTGTAAATAATACTTTAAGCAATCAAGGTACTTCCAACAGACACCAAAGTCCCAAATCGACGACGAACGGGACGCTGAGTCCGCCGACTGCCATTCAAAATTCTAACACTCTAAGCGCCTTGAACAACGTTCACGGAATCCTGACGGCTCACTCGAACCAGGCCCTCAACGCCATCGACAAGTTCTATCCGTACCGATACAGGGATCAGCTGACCCAAGAGGGGTTGACGGAACTGCAAGCGAAGCTCTTGGAGAAGTGGAGAAGTCTGAAAGGGAGGACTCAACTGGACTGCGTCAGGATCTACCTCACTTGTACCAGGAAGTGGCCCTTTTTCGGAGCGACCTTGTTCCAG GCCCGGCTGCGCCAGCACGACTCCCCGATGATCTGGCTGGCCGTCAACGAAGACTCGATCACGATCCTCGACTTGGCAACGATGCAACAACGAGTTCGCTACCCGTACACCAACGTGCTCACGTTCGGCGGTTGTCAGGAAGATTTCATGCTGGTGGTGACGCAGAACGACCAGCAACCCTCCCAAAAGTTGATCTTCTCGTTGAGCAAACCGAAAATACTCGAGCTCACCCTGCTCATAGCCGACTACATGAATCTCTTAATCAACAATCCCGGAACGCCCCTGTTGGGTACTTTGAGCAGGGGAACGATGGTTTCCGTCAATCAGTCTGTGGTAAATCAATCTATCATTAGTCAAGCTATAGCCAATCAAAGCCAACCTGATATTTTGAAGTCCACCCCGGATCACGGGGTGCAGCGGTCCGATTCCAAAAGGAGAACGCACGTGGACTCGGGACTGGCGTGA
- the LOC138133172 gene encoding uncharacterized protein CG43867 isoform X2, whose protein sequence is MAEDSSANSRRLSQIFDPLSRLTELTRSSHSTPSSPRLLPRRPRDVTSAVPPLDGLDSGPSRVVDPNNVNWQEKCLELQLELHRSRTQATRTRDMLRDKLSELEQRVLEAESRAEEAEDKVRIMEQKLAWSQQSDPNNVQIHRLEGEVEEQRQLRLHDARQVEAKAARIKEWVTNKLRELEQQNQTLREQNIKCNQQLELLRNHLALADRRRSESCSPEPRQHTSTTSSARSNRHRRHQSVCLSSNFEPAVPSTLVTSVNFATSNSSMDPLTDELRAAVDNLSIGRVPSSSASDPDLAHDYAEIYTPSREKVPWPRAPTPPIHRFPSWEDRIYQVAADGLTLTGTTPSDIGPEQAGYQDIPVPVYATVKGRASQIRSMPFTGDSSDDSSDGEGNNTTAVDGTNTHSRSSGDTSGSSPGKRTASSSSGSPSKSKTRDTSFESGMSDDYAVPPDALSCDTTSLESSMLLRASYLDSPKRIESLEKSGSLAKLGGKLKTWRKKWFVLKNGVLTYYKGQSDINRKPQGQIILDEVCKITRAEGSNTFEIDTGKKTYYLTADSITAMEDWVRILQNVQRRNATKLLLSKEENKPSVQGWLTKVKNGHAKKCWCVLIGKMFLYFKSPTDTTPAGQINMRDARVEEVEHFSDSDSEERDTEHPDLTIGIFPTNQGPTYLLCQGKQEKDSWLYHLTVASGGGPSSGTQYEQLIHKLMEVDGESNCVLWRHPVLLHVPCTKDGAIPSYFPLTTLPTENLQAEAIKLFKCLQLFMSAAVDQAGIDYHVVLAQNALQQCLDMPELQAELICALVKQTSKSSPLPKLGVQVSTQKLLKKSQLLLCATQSLFTCETTPSINSTSDQQIASSNIQAVQEEKYKEHKECYKEHKDHKGPPSYTLLQGWQLLALAVSLFVPKSSRLLWFLKLHLQRNADNRTECGKYASYCERALERTIQTGGRELKPSRMEVLSILLKNPQHHSLPHSMPVHLLNGTYHISSFDGSTTIKEFQDSLAHEICCRTTNGFAIFSDDPIEKDLEHTLDPGAKLCDLISKWEIALREKGLGKFENSRVIRLTYKNRLWWKNSARLETDKERLLLCYQVNKQIVSGRFPLSRELALELAALMAQLDMGDCTFGSHKNTSVNNTLSNQGTSNRHQSPKSTTNGTLSPPTAIQNSNTLSALNNVHGILTAHSNQALNAIDKFYPYRYRDQLTQEGLTELQAKLLEKWRSLKGRTQLDCVRIYLTCTRKWPFFGATLFQARLRQHDSPMIWLAVNEDSITILDLATMQQRVRYPYTNVLTFGGCQEDFMLVVTQNDQQPSQKLIFSLSKPKILELTLLIADYMNLLINNPGTPLLGTLSRGTMVSVNQSVVNQSIISQAIANQSQPDILKSTPDHGVQRSDSKRRTHVDSGLA, encoded by the exons ctTTCCGAGCTGGAACAGCGGGTTCTGGAAGCGGAAAGTCGGGCGGAAGAGGCGGAGGACAAG GTGCGAATAATGGAACAGAAGCTCGCATGGTCGCAGCAGAGTGACCCGAACAACGTCCAGATCCACCGTCTGGAGGGCGAGGTGGAAGAGCAGCGCCAGTTGCGCCTCCACGACGCCAGACAAGTGGAAGCGAAGGCGGCTCGCATCAAGGAATGGGTGACGAATAAGCTCCGCGAGCTCGAACAGCAGAACCAAACGCTGCGCGAACAGAACATCAAGTGCAACCAACAGCTGGAACTCCTCCGGAACCACCTGGCCCTTGCCGACCGCAGGAGGTCGGAGAGTTGCTCACCGGAACCGAGACAGCACACGTCGACGACGAGCTCGGCGAGGAGCAACAGACACCGCAGACACCAGTCGGTCTGTCTGTCGAGCAACTTCGAACCGGCCGTGCCGAGCACCCTGGTGACGAGCGTCAACTTCGCCACGAGCAACTCCAGCATGGATCCCCTGACGGACGAGCTGAGGGCGGCCGTCGATAACCTCAGCATCGGGAGGGTTCCGAGCAGCAGCGCCTCCGATCCGGATCTGGCACATGATTACGCCGAGATTTACACGCCGAGCAGGGAAAAAGTTCCCTGGCCTAGGGCTCCCACGCCTCCAATTCACAGGTTTCCCAGCTGGGAAGACCGGATTTATCAG GTGGCTGCCGACGGATTGACGTTGACTGGAACCACTCCAAGCGACATCGGTCCTGAACAAGCAGGATATCAGGACATACCGGTTCCGGTGTACGCCACGGTGAAAGGTAGAGCGAGCCAGATCAGATCGATGCCGTTCACCGGTGATTCTTCGGACGATTCGAGTGACGGTGAGGGTAACAACACCACGGCCGTTGATGGCACCAACACGCACAGCAGAAGTTCGGGTGACACTTCCGGTTCGAGTCCGGGAAAACGGACAGCGTCCAGCAGCAGCGGGTCCCCTAGTAAAAGCAAGACCAgag ACACTTCGTTCGAATCCGGCATGTCAGATGACTACGCCGTACCACCTGATGCTCTCAGTTGTGATACCACTAGTCTAGAGTCGTCGATGTTGCTTAGAGCGTCTTATTTAGACAGCCCGAAGCGAATCGAGAGTTTAGAAAAGAGCGGTTCTTTAGCTAAACTAG GGGGAAAATTGAAAACGTGGAGGAAGAAGTGGTTCGTCCTCAAGAATGGTGTGCTGACGTACTACAAGGGTCAGAGTGATATCAATCGAAAACCTCagggtcaaataattttagatgAAGTTTGTAAAATAACTAGAGCCGAAGGCTCGAACACTTTCGAAATTGATACGGGAAAGAAAACGTACTACCTGACGGCGGACTCCATTACCGCAATGGAAGACTGGGTCAGGATTCTTCAAAACGTACAACGAAGAAACGCCACCAAATTGTTGTTGAGCAAAGAAGAAAACAAGCCGTCAGTTCAGGGATGGTTGACCAAAGTGAAGAACGGCCACGCGAAAAAATGCTGGTGCGTTCTGAtcggaaaaatgtttttgtatttCAAATCGCCGACAGACACG ACGCCGGCCGGTCAAATCAATATGCGCGACGCCAGAGTCGAGGAGGTGGAACACTTTTCAGATTCAGACTCCGAAGAAAGAGACACCGAACATCCGGACTTGACCATCGGAATATTCCCAACGAATCAAGGACCGACTTACTTGCTGTGCCAGGGGAAACaa GAGAAAGATTCCTGGCTGTACCATTTGACCGTGGCCAGTGGGGGTGGGCCCAGCTCCGGTACGCAGTACGAACAGCTCATTCACAAGCTGATGGAAGTCGATGGCGAGTCAAATTGTGTTTTGTGGAGACATCCGGTTCTTTTACATGTGCCTTGTACGAAAGACGGCGCGATACCCTCGTACTTCCCTCTGACCACTCTGCCGACCGAAAATCTACAG GCCGAAGCGATCAAACTGTTCAAATGTCTCCAGTTGTTCATGTCGGCGGCCGTAGACCAGGCCGGCATAGACTATCACGTTGTTCTGGCGCAGAACGCGCTACAGCAATGCCTGGACATGCCAGAATTACAGGCGGAATTGATCTGTGCGCTTGTAAAACAAACAAGTAAAAGCTCGCCCTTGCCCAAACTCGGAGTCCAGGTATCTACACAAAAGTTGCTTAAAAAAAGT CAACTTCTCCTTTGCGCCACTCAAAGTTTATTCACCTGCGAAACGACACCCAGTATAAACAGTACCTCTGACCAACAAATTGCATCTTCCAATATACAGGCGGTCcaagaagaaaaatacaagGAACACAAGGAGTGTTACAAGGAGCATAAGGACCACAAAGGTCCGCCCAGTTACACGTTGCTTCAAGGTTGGCAATTACTCGCTCTGGCTGTCAGTCTCTTCGTTCCGAAGTCGTCGAGGTTGTTGTGGTTTTTGAAACTCCATCTTCAAAGAAACGCCGATAACAGAACCGAGTGCGGAAAGTACGCGTCTTACTGCGAGAGGGCGTTGGAAAGGACCATACAGACAG GTGGGCGAGAGCTGAAGCCGTCTAGGATGGAGGTCCTCAGCATCCTGCTGAAGAACCCTCAGCATCATTCGTTGCCGCACTCGATGCCCGTCCATCTGCTCAACGGAACATACCACATCAGCAGTTTCGACGGTTCCACGACGATCAAAGAGTTCCAAGACAGTCTGGCCCACGAGATTTGTTGCCGCACGACCAACGGGTTCGCCATCTTCAGCGACGACCCCATCGAGAAGGATCTGGAGCACACGTTGGACCCCGGCGCGAAACTGTGCGATCTCATCTCGAAATGGGAGATAGCGCTGCGGGAGAAGGGTTTGGGGAAATTCGAGAACAGCAGGGTGATCAGGTTAACTTACAAAAACAGGTTGTGGTGGAAGAACAGTGCTAGGCTAGAAACGGACAAAGAGAGGTTACTCCTGTGCTACCAAGTCAACAAACAGATCGTTTCGGGACGGTTTCCGTTGAGCAGAGAGTTGGCGTTGGAGTTAGCCGCGTTGATGGCGCAACTGGACATGGGGGATTGTACTTTCGGCTCGCACAAGAACACTAGTGTAAATAATACTTTAAGCAATCAAGGTACTTCCAACAGACACCAAAGTCCCAAATCGACGACGAACGGGACGCTGAGTCCGCCGACTGCCATTCAAAATTCTAACACTCTAAGCGCCTTGAACAACGTTCACGGAATCCTGACGGCTCACTCGAACCAGGCCCTCAACGCCATCGACAAGTTCTATCCGTACCGATACAGGGATCAGCTGACCCAAGAGGGGTTGACGGAACTGCAAGCGAAGCTCTTGGAGAAGTGGAGAAGTCTGAAAGGGAGGACTCAACTGGACTGCGTCAGGATCTACCTCACTTGTACCAGGAAGTGGCCCTTTTTCGGAGCGACCTTGTTCCAG GCCCGGCTGCGCCAGCACGACTCCCCGATGATCTGGCTGGCCGTCAACGAAGACTCGATCACGATCCTCGACTTGGCAACGATGCAACAACGAGTTCGCTACCCGTACACCAACGTGCTCACGTTCGGCGGTTGTCAGGAAGATTTCATGCTGGTGGTGACGCAGAACGACCAGCAACCCTCCCAAAAGTTGATCTTCTCGTTGAGCAAACCGAAAATACTCGAGCTCACCCTGCTCATAGCCGACTACATGAATCTCTTAATCAACAATCCCGGAACGCCCCTGTTGGGTACTTTGAGCAGGGGAACGATGGTTTCCGTCAATCAGTCTGTGGTAAATCAATCTATCATTAGTCAAGCTATAGCCAATCAAAGCCAACCTGATATTTTGAAGTCCACCCCGGATCACGGGGTGCAGCGGTCCGATTCCAAAAGGAGAACGCACGTGGACTCGGGACTGGCGTGA